The proteins below come from a single Oryzomicrobium terrae genomic window:
- the recQ gene encoding DNA helicase RecQ, whose amino-acid sequence MSAAISDVSDVSDVSDAPPALDVSTPASGALADQALHVLQHIFGYPAFRGRQGEIVSHVAGGGDALVLMPTGGGKSLCYQIPALLRHGVGIVISPLIALMQDQVETLTQAGVKAAYLNSTLDFSTVQQIERQLFTGELDMLYIAPERLMTDRSWSLLDRLEETGKLALFAIDEAHCVSQWGHDFRPEYLQLSALHERYPAVPRIALTATADHATRDEMIARLGLGEARVFVSSFDRPNIRYTVVEKDTPKRQLLAFLSGRRKEYGVEAGIIYCLSRKKVEETAEWLSGEGFAALPYHAGLGTEVRAANQRRFLREDGLIMVATIAFGMGIDKPDVRFVAHLDLPKSLEAYYQETGRAGRDGEPAEAWMTYGLQDVVLQRSRIDDSTAPEEQKRLEAQKLNALLAYCETPRCRRVVLLDYFGEASQPCGNCDVCLDPPTLWDGTDAARKLLSAAYRTGQRFGATHLIDVVRGKANPKIKEYGHDQLPTFGVGKDLDEAVWKSVARQLVAGGYLRAELAEHGALKLTEAARPVLKGERTVEMRRATVRAKSSSSGSGSRLKASQDLSPEAAPLFEQLRQWRFEAAKEQGVPAYVIFHDKTLREIAEMRPTSRGHLAQVPGVGAAKIDRYGDQILSVIRRAE is encoded by the coding sequence GTGTCTGCCGCCATTTCTGACGTTTCCGACGTTTCCGACGTCTCCGACGCTCCCCCCGCCCTCGACGTTTCCACTCCCGCCAGCGGCGCCCTGGCCGACCAGGCCCTGCATGTGCTCCAGCACATCTTCGGCTACCCGGCCTTCCGCGGCCGCCAGGGCGAGATCGTCAGCCACGTGGCCGGCGGCGGCGACGCGCTGGTGCTGATGCCCACCGGCGGCGGCAAGTCCCTGTGCTACCAGATTCCGGCCCTGCTGCGCCACGGCGTCGGCATCGTCATCTCGCCCCTGATCGCCCTGATGCAAGACCAGGTGGAGACCCTCACCCAGGCGGGGGTGAAGGCCGCCTACCTGAACTCGACCCTGGATTTTTCCACGGTGCAGCAGATCGAGCGGCAGCTGTTCACTGGCGAGCTGGACATGCTCTACATCGCCCCGGAACGGTTGATGACCGACCGCTCCTGGAGCCTGCTCGACCGGTTGGAGGAGACCGGCAAGCTGGCCCTGTTCGCCATCGACGAGGCCCACTGCGTCAGCCAGTGGGGCCACGACTTCCGTCCCGAATACCTGCAGCTCTCGGCCCTGCACGAGCGCTACCCGGCGGTGCCGCGCATCGCCCTCACCGCTACCGCCGACCACGCCACCCGGGACGAGATGATCGCCCGCCTGGGCCTCGGCGAGGCCCGGGTGTTCGTCTCCAGCTTCGACCGGCCCAACATCCGCTACACGGTGGTGGAAAAGGACACGCCCAAGCGCCAGTTGCTCGCCTTCCTCAGCGGACGGCGCAAGGAGTACGGCGTCGAGGCCGGCATCATTTACTGCCTGTCGCGCAAGAAGGTCGAGGAAACCGCCGAGTGGCTGAGTGGCGAAGGCTTTGCCGCCCTGCCCTACCACGCCGGCCTGGGCACCGAGGTGCGCGCCGCCAACCAGCGCCGCTTCCTGCGCGAGGACGGGCTGATCATGGTCGCCACCATCGCCTTCGGCATGGGCATCGACAAACCCGACGTGCGCTTCGTCGCCCACCTGGACCTGCCCAAGAGCCTGGAGGCCTACTACCAGGAAACCGGCCGGGCCGGCCGCGACGGCGAGCCCGCCGAGGCCTGGATGACCTACGGCTTGCAGGACGTGGTGCTGCAACGTTCGCGCATCGACGATTCCACCGCCCCCGAGGAGCAGAAGCGCCTGGAGGCCCAGAAGCTCAACGCCCTGCTCGCCTACTGCGAAACGCCGCGCTGCCGCCGGGTGGTGCTGCTCGACTACTTCGGCGAGGCGAGCCAGCCCTGCGGCAACTGCGACGTGTGCCTCGATCCGCCCACCCTGTGGGACGGCACCGACGCGGCGCGCAAGCTGCTCTCGGCCGCCTACCGCACCGGCCAGCGCTTCGGCGCCACCCACCTGATCGACGTGGTGCGGGGCAAGGCCAACCCCAAGATCAAGGAATACGGCCACGACCAGCTGCCCACCTTCGGCGTCGGCAAGGACCTGGACGAGGCTGTCTGGAAGTCGGTGGCCCGCCAGCTGGTGGCCGGCGGCTACCTGCGCGCCGAGCTGGCAGAACACGGCGCCCTAAAGCTCACCGAGGCTGCCCGGCCGGTGTTGAAGGGCGAGCGGACGGTGGAGATGCGCCGCGCCACGGTGCGCGCCAAGTCCAGCTCCAGCGGCAGCGGCTCGCGCCTCAAGGCCAGCCAGGACCTGTCGCCGGAAGCCGCGCCCCTGTTCGAGCAGTTGCGCCAGTGGCGCTTCGAGGCGGCCAAGGAACAGGGCGTGCCGGCCTACGTCATCTTCCACGACAAGACCCTGCGCGAAATCGCCGAGATGCGCCCCACCTCCCGGGGCCACCTGGCCCAGGTGCCCGGGGTCGGCGCAGCCAAGATCGACCGCTACGGCGACCAGATCCTGTCGGTGATCCGGCGGGCGGAGTAA
- a CDS encoding LEA type 2 family protein codes for MRRFHRLAVMLPVLSLLLLAGCAALMGYAHKPEVSLSSLQVEGITLFEQRFRLLLRVRNPNDRDLAVDGLEFTLDLNGEPLARGLSAEAVTVPRLGEATVTVFATSDLNGWLKQFRKLKRDGDGNLPERLPYRLKGTVSSGSLGRIPFTQDGEVPVAALLNGTKR; via the coding sequence ATGCGCCGTTTTCATCGCCTCGCCGTCATGCTGCCCGTGCTGTCCCTCCTGCTCCTGGCCGGCTGCGCCGCCCTGATGGGCTATGCGCACAAGCCCGAGGTGTCCCTGTCGTCCCTGCAGGTGGAAGGCATCACGCTGTTCGAGCAGCGCTTCCGCTTGCTGCTGCGGGTGCGCAACCCCAACGACCGGGACCTGGCCGTCGATGGCCTGGAATTCACCCTCGACCTGAACGGCGAGCCCCTCGCCCGGGGCCTGTCGGCGGAGGCGGTGACCGTGCCGCGCCTGGGTGAGGCCACCGTCACCGTGTTCGCCACCAGCGACCTGAACGGCTGGCTCAAGCAGTTCCGCAAACTCAAGCGTGACGGCGACGGCAATCTGCCGGAACGCCTGCCCTACCGGCTGAAAGGCACGGTCAGCAGCGGCAGCCTGGGGCGCATTCCGTTCACCCAGGACGGCGAGGTGCCGGTAGCCGCCCTGCTCAACGGGACGAAGCGCTAG
- a CDS encoding alpha/beta hydrolase has product MSPLPTLLRSVLAPRLGVLLAALLGAAAPLHAQTSAPPGPVVEIPSRDGVSEKFLYLPAAQARATVILFAGGHGGLQLLDDGSMKWGNGNFLVRTRAQFVAQGFNVAVLDAPSDRQSAPFLTGFRQTAEHVADVRAVIAWLRRHSPVPVWLVGTSRGTQSAAYVATRLAPPDGPDGLVLTSSILTDPRGQAVPELDLSTLAIPVLVVHHRDDGCKLCSPGYLPRLMDKLGATPRHELLLVEGGSSQGDPCEAWAYHGYNGKEAEVVGAIAAWIGGAGSGPSASSR; this is encoded by the coding sequence ATGTCCCCTCTGCCCACCCTGCTGCGCTCCGTCCTTGCCCCTCGCCTCGGCGTACTCCTGGCCGCCCTGCTCGGCGCCGCTGCGCCCCTCCACGCCCAGACCAGCGCGCCCCCCGGGCCGGTGGTGGAAATTCCCAGCCGCGACGGCGTCAGCGAAAAATTTCTCTACCTGCCCGCAGCCCAGGCCCGGGCCACGGTGATCCTCTTCGCCGGCGGCCACGGCGGCCTGCAGCTGCTGGACGACGGCAGCATGAAATGGGGCAACGGCAATTTCCTGGTGCGCACCCGGGCGCAGTTTGTCGCCCAGGGCTTCAACGTGGCGGTGCTCGACGCCCCTTCCGACCGGCAGTCGGCGCCGTTTCTCACGGGCTTTCGCCAAACGGCCGAGCACGTCGCCGACGTCCGGGCGGTGATCGCCTGGCTGCGCCGGCACAGCCCGGTGCCGGTGTGGCTGGTGGGCACCAGCCGGGGGACCCAGTCCGCCGCCTACGTGGCCACCCGGCTGGCGCCACCGGACGGGCCGGACGGGCTGGTGCTGACCTCGTCGATCCTCACCGATCCCCGCGGCCAGGCGGTGCCGGAACTGGACCTGTCCACCCTGGCCATTCCGGTGCTGGTGGTGCATCACCGCGACGACGGCTGCAAGCTGTGCAGCCCGGGCTACCTGCCGCGCCTGATGGACAAGCTCGGCGCCACGCCACGCCACGAACTGCTGCTGGTGGAGGGCGGCTCCAGCCAGGGCGACCCATGCGAAGCCTGGGCCTACCACGGCTACAACGGCAAGGAAGCCGAGGTGGTGGGCGCCATTGCCGCCTGGATCGGTGGCGCAGGGAGCGGGCCTAGCGCTTCGTCCCGTTGA